A region from the Besnoitia besnoiti strain Bb-Ger1 chromosome Unknown contig00043, whole genome shotgun sequence genome encodes:
- a CDS encoding uncharacterized protein (encoded by transcript BESB_058070): protein MLCIKYSGIQRIFEKPTFVYKLYEYHDIHFGSRLLNVSLWVKNVWRQFVPYLPYYLIGLIFLQTAFGLIELSHPDNSIPVNRFVTPLHIVPEWYFLAYYAVLKVIPSKTGGLLVFMSSLINLALLSEIRALNTRMLIRQHFMTRNVVSGWVIIWVYSMIFLIIIGSAIPQATYILYGRLATIVYLTTGLVLCLY from the exons atgctctgcattaagtatagtggtatccagcgtatatttgaaaaaccaacatttgtatacaagctgtacgaatatcatgacattcactttggtagtcgccttcttaatgttagtct ctgggttaagaacgtctggagacagtttgttccctatctaccatattatctaattggtttaattttcttacaaacggcttttggtttgattgaattatcgcacccagataactccataccagtgaaccggtttgtaactccgcttcatatcgtacctgaatggtactttttagcatattatgcggtgttaaaagtaatcccatccaaaaccggtggtttgttagtatttatgtcctctctcattaacttagctcttttatctgaaattcgagctttgaatactcgaatgttgatacgacaacattttatgactcgaaatgtagtcagtggatgggtaattatttgggtatacagtatgatcttcttgattattattggtagtgctattccacaagcgacttatatcttatatggtagattagctactatcgtatatcttactaccggattggttctatgcttatactaa
- a CDS encoding uncharacterized protein (encoded by transcript BESB_058050) yields MSAHYSLVIEQDSFVPYLPYYLIGLIFLQTAFGLIELSHPDNSIPVNRFVTPLHIVPEWYFLAYYAVLKVIPSKTGGLLVFMLSTCQ; encoded by the exons atgtcggctcattactcccttgttattgaacaagattca tttgttccctatctaccatattatctaattggtttaattttcttacaaacggcttttggtttgattgaattatcgcacccagataactccataccagtgaaccggtttgtaactccgcttcatatcgtacctgaatggtactttttagcatattatgcggtgttaaaagtaatcccatccaaaaccggtggtttgttagtatttatgttatcaacatgtcaatga
- a CDS encoding uncharacterized protein (encoded by transcript BESB_058090), giving the protein MSLFIRFELYSSGSRIICTETIATYNVIITIHGLAMIFMFLMPALYGGYGNFFVPIYIGGSEVVFPRTNAISYFLVPLGSVLLTQSICSEFGSGLGWTMYPPLSTSLMVLNPEATDWIIGGLAVLGISSILSSINFLVLASSWVLMLVLRTIFYISGLSYLLPLC; this is encoded by the coding sequence atgtctttgtttattcgatttgagttatacagttctggatcgcggatcatttgtacagagacgatagctacttataatgtgataataacgatacatggcctagctatgatctttatgttcttaatgcctgctttgtacggaggatatggtaacttctttgtaccaatatatattggtggttcggaagtcgttttcccaagaactaacgcgatctcctattttctagtaccattaggttctgtgttgttaactcaaagtatttgttccgagtttggtagtggtcttggttggacaatgtatcctccactaagtactagcttgatggtgttaaatccagaggcaactgattggattatcggaggtcttgcagtactaggaattagtagtattttaagttctattaacttcttggtacttgcgtcttcatgggttctaatgctggtgctaagaactatattctatatatctgggctatcatatttactgcccttatgttag
- a CDS encoding uncharacterized protein (encoded by transcript BESB_058080), which yields MITVILKSNTFSCLKQSSGVVVYCNHKELGCLYLITGVIFSILGTIMSLFIRFELYSSGSRIICTETIATYNVIITIHGLAMIFMFLMPALYGGYGNFFVPIYIGGSEVVFPRTNAISYFLVPLGSVLLTQSICSEFGSGLGWTMYPPLSTSLMVLNPEATDWIIGGLAVLGISSILSSINFLGTCVFMGSNAGAKNYILYIWAIIFTALMLVFTLPILTGGLVMILLDLHVNTEFYDSMYSGDSVLYQHLFWFFGHPEVYILILPAFGVVSQTLSMYAARSVFGGQSMILAMGCISILGSLVWAHHMMTVGLEVDTRAYFSAMTIMIAIPTGTKIFNWLGTYMASHTTTRTVDLWAALSFILLFTLGGTTGVVMGNAGMDIALHDTYYIVAHFHFVLSLGAVLATICGFIFYSRDMFGDTVNLFHVNTGASPYLSIWFVVFLGSILLIFIPMHILGFNVMPRRIPDYPDYLCYINTWCSIGSISTIVIILTMLC from the coding sequence atgattaccgtgatattgaaatccaacacttttagctgtcttaagcagtccagtggggtggtggtgtactgcaatcataaagaacttggttgtctgtatctcataaccggagtcatcttcagtattctaggaactataatgtctttgtttattcgatttgagttatacagttctggatcgcggatcatttgtacagagacgatagctacttataatgtgataataacgatacatggcctagctatgatctttatgttcttaatgcctgctttgtacggaggatatggtaacttctttgtaccaatatatattggtggttcggaagtcgttttcccaagaactaacgcgatctcctattttctagtaccattaggttctgtgttgttaactcaaagtatttgttccgagtttggtagtggtcttggttggacaatgtatcctccactaagtactagcttgatggtgttaaatccagaggcaactgattggattatcggaggtcttgcagtactaggaattagtagtattttaagttctattaacttccttggtacttgcgtcttcatgggttctaatgctggtgctaagaactatattctatatatctgggctatcatatttactgcccttatgttagtcttcactctacctattcttactggtggattagttatgatccttcttgatctacacgtaaacactgaattttatgattctatgtattctggtgatagtgtactttatcaacatctattctggttcttcggacatccagaggtatacattctaattttacctgcttttggtgtagtctcgcagacattatctatgtatgctgctagatctgtcttcggtggacaatctatgatcttagctatgggttgtatttctattctaggttccttagtatgggcacatcatatgatgacagtcggtctagaggtagataccagagcttatttctctgctatgactattatgattgcaattcctaccggtactaagattttcaactggttaggtacctatatggctagccatacaactacaagaactgtagatctatgggctgctcttagttttatcctattgtttactctaggtggtactacaggtgtagttatgggtaacgctggtatggatattgccctacatgatacatactatattgtagctcatttccatttcgtattatctcttggtgcagtactagctactatatgtggctttatcttctatagcagagatatgttcggagatactgtaaatctattccatgtaaataccggtgcttctccatatttaagcatctggtttgtagtcttcttaggtagtatcttattaattttcatccctatgcatatacttggtttcaacgttatgccaagaaggataccagattaccctgattatctttgttatattaatacatggtgttcaattggttctatatccacaatagttatcatcttaactatgctctgctaa
- a CDS encoding uncharacterized protein (encoded by transcript BESB_058060), whose translation MTIMLSALSIVVSSVYLKNQHLYTSCTNIMTFTLVVAFLMLVCTEYLGLSLYINDNAFGNGLFILTGIHFSHVIVGAILVFFTQSIYSSLVTYMPTSSIMLSKSKGMLCKIFTEPFTILYLHFVETMWILIHITFYL comes from the coding sequence atgaccatcatgttaagtgcattaagtatagtggtatccagcgtatatttgaaaaaccaacatttgtatacaagctgtacgaatatcatgacattcactttggtagtcgccttcttaatgttagtctgtacggaatacttaggactatctctttatattaatgataatgcatttggtaatggacttttcatcttaactggtatacattttagccatgttattgttggagctatccttgtattcttcactcaaagtatctatagttctttagttacttacatgcctacaagctctataatgctaagcaaatctaaaggtatgttatgcaagatctttacagaaccattcactattttatatctacactttgtagaaaccatgtggatattaatccacattacattctatctctaa
- a CDS encoding uncharacterized protein (encoded by transcript BESB_058040), with protein sequence MSLFRAHLVFYRCALNLNSSYNFGFLVAITFVLQIITGITLAFRYTSEASCAFASVQHLVREVAAGWEFRMLHATTASFVFLCILIHMSRGMYNSSYSYLTTAWMSGLVLYLLTIATAFLGYVLPWGQMSFWGATVITNLLSPIPYLVPWLLGGYYVSDVTLKRFFVLHFILPFVGCILIVLHIFYLHLNGSSNPAGIDSALKVAFYPHMLMTDAKCLSYLIGLIFLQTAFGLIELSHPDNSIPVNRFVTPLHIVPEWYFLAYYAVLKVIPSKTGGLLVFMSSLINLALLSEIRALNTRMLIRQHFMTRNVVSGWVIIWVYSMIFLIIIGSAIPQATYILYGRLATIVYLTTGLVLCLY encoded by the coding sequence atgagtctattccgggcacacctcgtcttttatcggtgtgctctcaatctaaattcatcttataactttggtttcttagttgcaattacctttgtactccaaataattacaggtatcactttagcgttccgatatacttctgaagcatcttgtgcatttgctagtgttcaacatctagttagagaggtagcagcaggatgggaatttaggatgttgcatgcaacaactgcttctttcgtcttcttgtgtatcttaatacacatgtctcgaggtatgtataactccagctatagttatttaactactgcttggatgtctggtttagttttatatctacttactatagccactgctttcctcggttatgtactaccatggggacagatgagtttctggggtgctacagtcattactaatctcctttctccaataccatatttagtaccttggttactcggtggatactatgtatctgatgtaacattaaaacgattctttgtattgcactttatattaccttttgtaggttgcattctaattgtattacacatcttctatttacatttaaatggttctagtaaccctgcaggtattgattccgcacttaaagtagccttctatcctcatatgttaatgaccgatgctaaatgtctatcctatctaattggtttaattttcttacaaacggcttttggtttgattgaattatcgcacccagataactccataccagtgaaccggtttgtaactccgcttcatatcgtacctgaatggtactttttagcatattatgcggtgttaaaagtaatcccatccaaaaccggtggtttgttagtatttatgtcctctctcattaacttagctcttttatctgaaattcgagctttgaatactcgaatgttgatacgacaacattttatgactcgaaatgtagtcagtggatgggtaattatttgggtatacagtatgatcttcttgattattattggtagtgctattccacaagcgacttatatcttatatggtagattagctactatcgtatatcttactaccggattggttctatgcttatactaa